Proteins encoded within one genomic window of Mesorhizobium sp. AR10:
- a CDS encoding alpha/beta fold hydrolase, whose amino-acid sequence MNKTVEAEIVSQAFGDPAHPAMLLIMGAMASMLWWPEALCRKLAGTGLFVIRYDNRDTGLSTKYAPGEPPYSFDDMADDAIRVLDNHDIRKAHVVGMSMGGMIAQLVALKHPSRVASLTVISSSPVGTDTSHLPGTTAAYMEHSAEGADVDWSDRGQVIDFIVKDAHAIASTMHPFDETGTRAFVEQDYDRSGGFLSATNHFMVKGGEDWKGRLHEMKAPLLVIHGTSDPIFPVEHGAALVDAVADARLVRIEGGGHELHPDDWTTIVAAIVAHTLAT is encoded by the coding sequence ATGAACAAGACTGTAGAAGCCGAAATCGTGTCCCAGGCCTTTGGCGATCCCGCGCATCCGGCGATGCTGCTGATCATGGGCGCCATGGCTTCCATGCTATGGTGGCCCGAGGCGCTCTGCAGGAAGCTGGCCGGCACGGGTCTTTTCGTAATCCGCTATGACAATCGCGATACCGGCCTCTCGACCAAATATGCGCCGGGCGAGCCGCCCTATTCATTCGACGACATGGCCGACGATGCCATCCGTGTTCTCGACAACCACGACATACGCAAGGCGCATGTTGTCGGCATGTCGATGGGCGGAATGATCGCGCAACTTGTGGCGCTGAAGCACCCGTCGCGCGTCGCGTCGCTGACGGTGATCAGCAGTTCGCCCGTGGGGACAGACACGTCCCATCTGCCCGGGACGACCGCGGCTTACATGGAGCACTCGGCCGAAGGCGCTGATGTCGACTGGTCGGACCGTGGCCAGGTGATCGACTTCATCGTCAAGGACGCACACGCCATCGCCAGCACCATGCATCCATTCGACGAGACGGGGACAAGGGCGTTCGTCGAACAGGATTACGACCGGTCCGGCGGGTTTCTGAGTGCGACCAATCATTTCATGGTTAAAGGCGGCGAGGACTGGAAAGGGCGTCTGCACGAAATGAAGGCGCCGCTCCTCGTCATCCACGGAACGTCGGATCCGATCTTTCCGGTCGAGCATGGCGCAGCACTTGTCGACGCGGTTGCCGACGCCAGGCTTGTTCGTATCGAAGGCGGCGGCCACGAACTGCATCCCGACGATTGGACAACTATCGTCGCTGCTATCGTCGCCCACACTCTAGCCACGTAG
- a CDS encoding glutathione S-transferase family protein, whose product MSLTMHLHPLASFCWKPLIALYENGTPFTSVVVDLGNEQSRAAFLKVSPTGKMPALRDDARDRTVLESTVVIEYLAAHYPGPIELIPTDIDLALAVRQADRFYDFYLQEPMQKIVGDRLRPQDKTDPFGVEQARAQLRGSYAIVEQDMQSKTWATGEAFTMADCAAAPALFYANKVEPLGDNYPSVKHYHDRLLQRPSVARVIEEAQPYFKLFPYNNG is encoded by the coding sequence ATGTCCTTGACGATGCATCTCCACCCACTGGCATCCTTCTGCTGGAAACCGCTGATCGCGCTCTACGAGAACGGCACCCCGTTCACATCGGTCGTCGTCGACCTCGGCAATGAGCAGTCGCGCGCGGCATTCCTGAAGGTATCGCCGACGGGAAAGATGCCGGCGCTGCGTGACGATGCACGCGACCGCACGGTGCTGGAATCAACTGTTGTCATCGAGTATCTGGCCGCGCACTATCCCGGACCGATCGAGCTCATCCCCACCGACATCGACCTAGCGCTGGCAGTCCGCCAGGCCGACCGCTTCTATGATTTCTATCTGCAGGAGCCGATGCAGAAGATCGTCGGTGACCGGCTGCGGCCGCAGGACAAGACCGATCCATTCGGTGTCGAGCAGGCTCGCGCCCAGTTGCGCGGCTCCTATGCCATCGTCGAACAGGATATGCAGTCGAAAACATGGGCGACCGGCGAGGCCTTTACCATGGCCGACTGTGCCGCAGCACCTGCGCTGTTCTACGCCAACAAGGTCGAGCCGCTCGGCGACAATTATCCTTCTGTGAAGCACTACCACGACCGGTTGCTGCAGCGCCCGTCGGTCGCCCGCGTGATCGAGGAGGCGCAGCCCTATTTCAAGTTGTTTCCCTACAACAACGGTTAG
- a CDS encoding ArsR/SmtB family transcription factor, translating to MIFSDAFLAIADPNRRHLLEELRRGPKTVNELAAGLPVSRPAVSQHLKVLLEAGLVHAKAEGTRRVYTVSNAGFLKLNIWLDQFWEA from the coding sequence ATGATTTTTTCCGACGCCTTCCTGGCGATTGCCGATCCCAACCGGCGCCATCTTCTTGAGGAGCTCCGGCGCGGTCCAAAGACCGTCAACGAACTGGCGGCCGGTCTGCCGGTGTCCCGTCCGGCCGTTTCGCAGCATCTGAAGGTGCTGCTCGAGGCTGGCCTTGTTCACGCCAAGGCCGAAGGCACAAGGCGTGTCTATACTGTCAGCAATGCCGGCTTCCTGAAACTAAACATCTGGCTAGACCAGTTCTGGGAAGCATAG
- a CDS encoding MFS transporter, producing MFATYRPILSLLRGTAFLLAASGLHGLLLPLRGQLEGFSTASLGLMGTAWAGGFVTGCFFAPRIVRRAGHVRAFGAFAASGAIVALLTGLIIDEYVWILLRAFTGFTMAGAFMVIESWLNEKATNENRGTVFGLYMMVTYASIMGGQMIVAGGDVKSASLFMITGILFCLSLIPTAVSSASHPKPLQDVSLDIKGLYANSPVSAIACLLIGIANGAWGTLGAVYGARIGISTAEIALMMSLVVVAGAAMQLPAGRLSDKTDRRFVLAGAAVGAALFALAIFLFEPRSSVFVLVFTAAYGAFAYTLYSIAVAHANDHARAEDFVKVSGGLLLLYGFGTMIGPLLAAGLMGWMRPEGLFLATALAHLCLAGYTLLRISRRAPVPIEDRDAFKTQPADRSVTPEALRLDPRRKD from the coding sequence ATGTTCGCAACCTACCGACCGATCCTCTCGTTGCTGCGCGGCACCGCTTTCCTGCTGGCGGCATCCGGGCTGCACGGCCTGCTGTTGCCGCTGCGCGGTCAGCTCGAAGGCTTCTCGACGGCGTCGCTCGGCCTGATGGGCACGGCCTGGGCCGGCGGCTTCGTCACCGGCTGCTTCTTTGCGCCGCGCATCGTGCGCCGCGCCGGCCACGTCAGGGCCTTCGGCGCTTTCGCCGCGTCGGGAGCCATCGTCGCGCTGCTCACCGGTCTGATCATCGACGAATATGTCTGGATCCTGCTGCGCGCCTTCACCGGCTTCACCATGGCCGGCGCCTTCATGGTCATCGAAAGCTGGCTGAACGAAAAAGCCACCAACGAGAACCGTGGCACCGTCTTCGGGCTTTACATGATGGTCACCTATGCCTCGATCATGGGCGGCCAGATGATCGTCGCCGGCGGTGACGTGAAGTCGGCCTCGCTGTTCATGATCACCGGCATATTGTTCTGCCTGTCGCTGATCCCAACCGCCGTCTCGTCGGCTTCGCATCCCAAGCCGCTGCAGGACGTGTCGCTCGACATCAAGGGGCTTTATGCCAATTCGCCGGTGTCGGCGATCGCCTGCCTTTTGATCGGCATCGCCAATGGTGCCTGGGGTACGCTCGGCGCCGTCTATGGCGCCCGCATCGGCATTTCCACGGCCGAGATCGCGCTGATGATGAGCCTGGTGGTCGTCGCCGGCGCCGCTATGCAGCTTCCGGCCGGACGTCTGTCCGACAAGACCGACCGTCGTTTTGTGCTGGCGGGCGCGGCCGTCGGCGCGGCGCTGTTTGCCCTCGCCATCTTCCTGTTCGAACCGCGCTCCAGCGTCTTCGTCCTTGTCTTCACCGCCGCCTATGGTGCCTTCGCCTACACGCTCTATTCGATCGCCGTAGCGCATGCCAACGACCACGCGCGCGCCGAGGATTTCGTCAAAGTGTCGGGCGGCCTGCTGCTGCTCTATGGTTTCGGCACCATGATCGGACCGTTGCTGGCCGCAGGCCTGATGGGCTGGATGCGGCCCGAGGGCCTGTTCCTTGCGACGGCTCTCGCGCATCTGTGCCTGGCGGGCTATACGCTGCTGCGCATCAGCCGCCGCGCGCCGGTGCCGATCGAAGATCGCGATGCCTTCAAGACGCAACCGGCCGACCGCTCGGTGACGCCGGAAGCATTGCGGCTCGACCCGCGCAGAAAAGATTGA
- a CDS encoding DUF1192 family protein, giving the protein MAIFDDEPKKKARPHEIGQDLSLLSLSELSERIGILRDEIARLEAELRTKDTTKSAAEALFRRG; this is encoded by the coding sequence ATGGCGATCTTCGACGACGAACCCAAGAAGAAAGCCCGACCGCATGAAATCGGGCAGGATCTGTCGCTGCTTTCGCTCAGCGAACTGTCCGAGCGCATCGGCATCCTGCGCGACGAGATTGCCCGGCTGGAAGCAGAACTTAGGACCAAGGACACCACCAAGTCGGCAGCCGAGGCGCTGTTTCGCCGCGGGTAA